A stretch of DNA from Tigriopus californicus strain San Diego chromosome 11, Tcal_SD_v2.1, whole genome shotgun sequence:
CCGATGGCTATGCCGTGGTTCAAGACAGTCTCCGGAAAGATGTGATTCGAGAGTTGGAATCGACCTCCACACTcattaaaaaaagacaatttgagGACAACATCCTAACTGAAAAGTCGAATTTAGATCAGAGCAAGTGGGAATATGTGGGTTATGGCATTTGGGAAGACTCTCAATCCACGTCCCCCGGTCCGGAGGAGTACGTGCTGCCTATTCAAGAAACCTCGAAAAGTCAGGCTGTTTTGAACCGGCATGTGGAGATTTCGACCACGGGCAAGTCCTTCTCCAGTGGGATCACCACCAAGACCCTGGACCGCTCGATCAGTTCGTCTTCCACCTCCAACGATAACGGTCATGGGGCAGCCGCCCATCAGACCGTTACGGCGGCTTCCAGTGCCACCAAGGAACTGGATGATCTCATGAATTCATTGGGCAGGGTTGAATCCAAGACTACCCCTCATCCTCGACTCTTGGACGAAATGCTGGATAACCTGCACATTGACATGAACACACAAGGGGTGACTTCTTCTCCCAAGGGCGTCTGCTATAAATGTACTAAGCCCATTTTAGGTCAAGTGGTCACGGCACTTGGGCGGCCATGGCATCCGGAGGTAAGTCAATCGCCGAAAAAATGTCCACCTATGTGAGCCGTTTCATATCAGTCTGATCGCTTTGTTCCAGCATTTCACCTGTTTCCATTGTGACAAAGCTTTGGGATTGGAGACCTATTTTGAAAGAGATAGTCAAGCCTATTGTGAGATCGATTACCATGCTTTGTTCTCGCCCCGATGTGCCAATTGCAAGAAAGCCATTCTGAACAAGTGTGTGTCGGCTTTGGACCAAACGTGGCACCCCGAATGCTTCGCTTGTTCTTCCTGCCATAAACCGTTTGGTGACGATTGCTACcacgaaaaaaatggacagCCATTCTGTCAAACGTGCTTTCAAGGCCGATTTCTGCCAAAGTGCGGCAAGTGTGTCCAACCGATCGAGGACAACTTCATCTCGTCCTTGGATCAGCATTGGCACATGGATTGTTTCGTGTGTGAAGAATGCTCCACTCCGTTCCTAAATGGAAACTACTTTGAACACAATGGCAAGCCTTATTGCGAGACCCATTACCATTCCTTACGAGGTTCGTTGTGCGCCGGATGCCACAAGGCCATTTCTGGCCGTTGCATCACGGCCATGTTCAAGAAGTACCATCCCGAGCATTTTGTGTGTTCTTTCTGCTTGAAACAGTTGAATAGGGGGACGTTCAAGGAAAGTAACGAACGTCCTTATTGCCATGAATGCCATGGCAGATTATTCGGCTGATGATTGGAACACACCGTAGTTGATCTCCTTTATTGGATTACGAGTGTGGCCAAGATCGTAACATATTTTATTTATGCCTTTTGATACTGCAGTAAGCGAACTATCAAATACATTTGATGAACCATATCTGCTCCCTGTctgtttgcttttttatttgcCAGTTTTGGGACAAATTACTGAACACGCCATTTTTCGGGGAGGGGGAACCCGTTTCGTAACTGGTTTTTCCGTTTAACTCACTCATTTTTGAACTGTTGCTAATAAAAGCACTATTATTGGCCCAAATGAAAGCTTGACACATGTTTGTGCCAAGATGCCATTGTACTAACGAATATACAACCTTTTGGGAGATTCTCCCCCTTTTTCCCCACGAGAGCTAATTATTGCAGAGACTTAGACTAGAGCAAACGCCGAAGTTGACAAGAACTCTCTATGACCGGGAAAAGGagtatatatatttttcatgCTCCTTTACATTTATCCTTTAGAGGCTCGTTTTTGTgtattttgagacaaaaaaaatgattggggGAATTTTTCTCACCTACTGAAACCCTTGTAGCGGACATATTGAGTCGGTAGATGGTAGTTGATTAGACTGTTTTATTTCTTAGAGTTCCTAGCTATATATATCACAGTGAGTTGAAGAAGCGAGAGCATAAGGCGAGCAGGAGCAAGGTCGCCACACCCTCAAGGTTTAATGTAAGTTCGGACAGCCATAAACATGGTACATCTCATTAACCAGGTGACCTAGAACAACAAAAATTATAATAAAGaattacttgttttttttttaatttatttgGTTAGCTTGTACTGAAAAATTTCATGTAATGGGACTAAAGCTTCTAAAAACTCATCCCTTGAAGTCAGGATAATTCTGTTTTTCTTGGTTTCGTAGTCAATGGACAAAAGCCATGCCATATTCAGGATTGTTCAAACATAAGGTAATCGCTCGAATGAAAATCAGAGCTTCCGTAGGCTAAATAAATTTAAACATTGGAACATGTCTTTTTGTGTCATTTATATTTCAGTTTCCCCGTTTCGCTTTGATATGGTTCaagtttgaatattttcacTC
This window harbors:
- the LOC131890524 gene encoding leupaxin-like, which codes for MMTNSSPTSDLDSLLQDLERTCQARHHPEELAQEPGKSGGRLPYRSPLSSNSSSGLPVVSADGYAVVQDSLRKDVIRELESTSTLIKKRQFEDNILTEKSNLDQSKWEYVGYGIWEDSQSTSPGPEEYVLPIQETSKSQAVLNRHVEISTTGKSFSSGITTKTLDRSISSSSTSNDNGHGAAAHQTVTAASSATKELDDLMNSLGRVESKTTPHPRLLDEMLDNLHIDMNTQGVTSSPKGVCYKCTKPILGQVVTALGRPWHPEHFTCFHCDKALGLETYFERDSQAYCEIDYHALFSPRCANCKKAILNKCVSALDQTWHPECFACSSCHKPFGDDCYHEKNGQPFCQTCFQGRFLPKCGKCVQPIEDNFISSLDQHWHMDCFVCEECSTPFLNGNYFEHNGKPYCETHYHSLRGSLCAGCHKAISGRCITAMFKKYHPEHFVCSFCLKQLNRGTFKESNERPYCHECHGRLFG